A stretch of DNA from Thermanaerosceptrum fracticalcis:
GGCAGCGCCTGTTTTTAGATAATCCACTACCATCTGCCGGTAGTTCCGTCCGTTAATTTTACCCGTCTTTTTTGAGGGTTTATGGGCCAGGTAGACCGGCGCTGTAATCCGGTTATATCTGACAGTTTTCTCCGTCTGCACCTGTTCCGCTGCTATATCAAGATAGATTTGACCATCAACTTCGTATAAGCGAGTGTTCAAGTTGCCGCCCTTGGTCTTGTCTCCCCGGGACAGGTAACGGTTGCTTCTTGCTTCCTGCCATTCTTTCCGGGTGATATTGCCTTTACATCTTTCCAGAAACAGTTTTTTGCCGCCGAAAACAACTGCCGGAAAGGTCTTGGCTTCCAGATGTTTTTGCCAGTATGACAGCTTTCTTTGTTCTTTCGCCAGCCGTTTTTGCAGGTTGGCTTTTTTCCTGGACGATTTGGCTTTGGCTATTCGCTTTTGGGTAAATTCTACTTTGGCCAGAGTATTGGCGTAGTGTAATTTTACCAATTGATGTTGGCTTTTGATGGTGCTTTGGGCATCATACACCGCATCGTTAGCCTGCCGGGAGTTGAGGTTATACTTGACTTGCACGCCTTGGCGGATGTCCTGGATTCCTTTGCCTTCCAGTAATCTTTTAAAGCTCCACCTGACTGCTGCACAGTAACGGGCCATGAGGTTATCGAGGTAGGCTTGCTGGGTTTCGGTGAGTTCAAGGATTACTCCCATCGCTGTCGTTTTCACCGGCAGCCACCTCGCTTTCAATGACAGTTATCTCTTCACCAATCAAAGCCATTATCTGCGATTCTTTATAACGCCTGTGACCGCCGGGTGTGCGCAATGGTTTTAATTTCCCTTCTCTTTCCCGGCGGCGCAACGTGTGAGGCCATACGTTTAGTAGCTTTGCTGCCTGATGAGATGTTAGCATCTTTTCCATTGACACCACCCCTTGCCATTATTCTAATTAGAACACTTGTTCGATGTCAATGGATTATTGTTTTTTATTTACTTTTGTTCAATTAATCTGTAACTGTTACTTACCTCCTTGAGATCAGCGGGTGTGAAGGCATAAGGTAAAAGTTCCCTGACTGTTGTTATTCTTTTTTCTCCCCGGGTATTGGCCATAATCACAGTCAGATCAGGGGCAAATTCGGCCAGGACTTGCCTGCAGGCGCCGCAAGGAGCGGCGGGATTAACCAGATCAGTTACCAGCGCCAGACGCTCAAATTTCCTCTCCCCGGCACAAACAGCTTTGAAAACAGCATTACGCTCGGCACAGCTGGTTAAACCATAGGAGGCATTTTCCACATTACAGCCTGTATAGATTTCCCCGTTTTGGGCCAAAAGGGCCGCTCCTACCTTAAAACCCGAGTACGGGGCATAAGCATGCTCCCTGGCCTGCCGCGCTTTCTCAATAAGAATGTCATCCACTTTTATTCACCTCAATAATCGACTCTCGTACCTTTGGTCACTACCTGAATCCAGGTGGGACCCGGCACCAGAGTGATACTTTTACCCTTCATATCCACAAATCGGGTAAAGCCGCCGGGCTGTTTCTGCCATAAACCTTTTATGACCTTTCCGTCACGAAAGATCAGGGCATTACCCTCACCATGGAGAATGAGCTGGAGATTGCCGTCTCCGTTCAGCACCCGGTAGGGGACATACTGCACAACAACATTGGCTGCTACAATCTGTTCACCTTTAGGGTTCACGTGGGGCTTTTCCGCCATGAACCTTTCGAAAACCTTACGTTCCTTATTATATGTATAGCGAATTTGACTCTCCCGGTTGGGGTAGAAAATATTAATTTCCTCCATGGGCTCCCCTGATATTTCGATCCCCTGGGAAATATAGGAACGCTCCGGGGGCGGTACGGTCAGGTTATAATTCAATTCTTTGGCGGCACGGCGCAAACTTTCCGAACTGGCATATAAGTTATGGGGTTTAGCCCGGTCCGGAACCCGCCAAAAAGCCGCATCTACCTGGGGTCCTCCCTCTATTTCATCCAGGTGATCTGACTTTTCCCTGTCTATGGCTTCGATAGCATCCTCTGACCCGCCTGCATGGACTAAAATGCCATTATACTCTTTAGCCAGGTCCACCAGATAAGACCTGGCACTGCGGATAGGCCCTACCAGTTCCGTCTCATACCGGCTGATAACAGCCAGGAAACGCGTCATCCCACCCTCCACGGGGGTTTCCACCACCACATCGGCCTGGTCTAAGCCCGATTGGGGCCGCGCCGCAGGGGCGTTATCGATAATCACAGCCAGAGCCCTTTTGCGCGGGGCATCCTTCCAGCCCGGGAAAGGAACCACTTCCTGCTGTTCTCTTTTCTGTTTGTCAGGATTGGTGAAATGATTAATGCCAGCTATATTTGGGGGAATATGGGGACGCATATAATAATAAGCCGCTGCACCCGATAAGATACTTAAAAATATACCTAATATGGCCCATTTTAGGAACTTTCCTCTCATCTCCCTAACCCCTTTTATCTACTCTGTAACTCTCTTTTTGGTCTCGGGAGAAATAACTCCTCCCGAAATAATCAGTTTGATACCATCTTCCACAGACATTTCCAAAGGGATAATATCTTTCTTGGGTACTAAGAGTAAAAAACCGGAGGTTGGGTTGGGTGTTGTCGGTAAAAAGACATTGACAACTTCCTCCCGGGTTTTTTCCTGAATCTCCCCTTGCGATACACCGGTGAGAAATGCCAGGGCATATAAACCTTTCCGGGGATACTCCAGCATGACCACTTGCTGAAAAGCTTTGTTCTCTTTCTGTAGTACGGTATCTAAAACTTGTTTTACCGTAACATAAACACTGCGTACTACGGGGATATGGGATAGAACTCTGTCACTTAAAGAAATCAACTGTTTTCCCAGATAATTCCTGGCGAGAAGGCCCGTTAGCAGGACGACAGTCAAAGTTAACACAAACCCTACCCCATGGACATTTTGGGCCCAGATAACCCATTCACCCAGGAGGGTGTTCCTGATCACGGGAAGGTGGCTGATAATCAAATTATCGAAAAAGTTAAAGATCAACCAGAGGGTGTAGAAACTGATGACAATAGGCAAAAGTACCAATATGCCTGCGAGAAAATAACTTTGTAATTTCTTTCTCATAAACTTCTCCCACTCCTCCTGGATGCTAACTAATCTGTAAGATTCTCCTCCCGGTTTTTCTTAATGAGGCGGAGCTTAGCAATCCGTCTTCCTACTATTTTTTCTACGATAATATGTAAATCGTCTATTTCTACTTCCTGTCCCTCATAGGGCAGTTTACCCAAGGTATGAAAGACCAGACCGCTGATGGTATCAAATTCATCATCGGGCAGGTCCAGTTCCAGGAGTTCGTTAATATCGTAAATGGAGGTACGGGCATCAACCCGCAAAGAGCCATCGGCTAAAGTCTCAATATGTTTTTCCTCCCGGTCAAATTCATCCTGGATATCACCCACAATTTCCTCAATCATGTCCTCAATGGTCACCAGACCCGCCGTACCGCCGTATTCATCCAAGACAATGGCCATATGGACCTTTTCTTTGCGCAATTCCGCAAAAAGGTCACGCACTTTTTTGCTTTCCGGCACATAATAGGCGGGCCGCATGAGACGGCGGATCTCCGTGATATTTTCCTGGGCGCCCAGGAGATTTTTCAAGAGATCCTTGGCATAAATGACACCTATGATGTTATCAATGGTTTGCTCGTAAACGGGAATGCGGGAATGCCCCACATCAACAATCAGATTAATCACAGAGGATAGGCTGTCATTGACATTCACGGCAATGATGTCAATGCGGGGGACCATCACTTCCCTGACCAGGGTATCGTCAAATTCAAAGATGCTGTCGATCATTTCTCTCTCATCCTGGTCAATAAGGCCTTCTTCCTGGCCCACATTCACCAGCATGCGCAGTTCTTCTTCCGTGATAAAAGGGTTTTTATCCGCAGGTCCTCCCATGAGTTTCACAATGCCATTGGTAACAAAATTCAATACTTTAATTACGGGCGATAACAATGTGGCTAAAGAGTTTAAATACCCACTAACTTTCAAAGAAAAACTTTCAGCCCTGCTGGCAGCCAGGGTTTTGGGCGTAATCTCGCCAAAGACAAGGACCAGGATGGTCATGATCCCGGTAGCAATCCCCGCACCTGTGTCCCCGAAAAAAGTGATGGCCAGGGTAGTAGCCAGGGCCGTAGCACCGATGTTCACCACATTATTGCCAATGAGGATGGTAGAAATAAGCTTATTGGGCTGATCCAGCAATTTCCTGGTAAGAATGGCGTTACGGTTTCCTTCTTCGGCCAGGTGCCGGATTTTAACCTTATTGACAGAAAAGATGGCCGTTTCCGATGCCGAAAAAAAGGCTGATAAACCCAATAGTCCCAGCAACAGTACTAGCTGGAGCATTTGCGAACCTGACAAAGATTCCGCCTCCTAGATGAAAAAAATAACCATGCCCATGATAATCGCGTTAAGGGCTGCCAGCAGAACAGCCCCCGCAGCAACGTCCTTGGCTTTCTGCGCCAGGGGATGGTCGTCAAGTGTACATAAGTCAACAGCTGACTCCACTGCAGTGTTAATCATCTCTGTAATTAATACCAGACTAATGGTCATAATAAGGAGTGCCCATTTCCATAAAACCAGATCCCGGTAATAGGCATAGACAAGAACCGTCAGAGCAAAAAACAGGTGAATCTTCATATTGCGCTCGGTTTTACTG
This window harbors:
- a CDS encoding IS200/IS605 family accessory protein TnpB-related protein, with the translated sequence MKTTAMGVILELTETQQAYLDNLMARYCAAVRWSFKRLLEGKGIQDIRQGVQVKYNLNSRQANDAVYDAQSTIKSQHQLVKLHYANTLAKVEFTQKRIAKAKSSRKKANLQKRLAKEQRKLSYWQKHLEAKTFPAVVFGGKKLFLERCKGNITRKEWQEARSNRYLSRGDKTKGGNLNTRLYEVDGQIYLDIAAEQVQTEKTVRYNRITAPVYLAHKPSKKTGKINGRNYRQMVVDYLKTGAAYQIEIIRKDGRYYIHVTIEEDIPVPYHAHSVVGVDTNPDGLGVALTDYLGQYRGSQWLRQGEWTYAGSNRRDNLIGETVKKVVALAKETGSALVTEDLKLKHDKSVTAKFNRMSHGFVWSKFLADAERRALREGVPVFKVKPAFTSVIGILKYQHQYGLSNHQAAALVIARRGLGHVSERVPKLLADRFIKAKEGFRKLNNWQQWSAVKKAILKHLKKKGVNSLVSWHVHRKELLGVG
- a CDS encoding MerR family transcriptional regulator — translated: MEKMLTSHQAAKLLNVWPHTLRRREREGKLKPLRTPGGHRRYKESQIMALIGEEITVIESEVAAGENDSDGSNP
- a CDS encoding cytidine deaminase, with the protein product MDDILIEKARQAREHAYAPYSGFKVGAALLAQNGEIYTGCNVENASYGLTSCAERNAVFKAVCAGERKFERLALVTDLVNPAAPCGACRQVLAEFAPDLTVIMANTRGEKRITTVRELLPYAFTPADLKEVSNSYRLIEQK
- a CDS encoding DUF3048 domain-containing protein; amino-acid sequence: MRGKFLKWAILGIFLSILSGAAAYYYMRPHIPPNIAGINHFTNPDKQKREQQEVVPFPGWKDAPRKRALAVIIDNAPAARPQSGLDQADVVVETPVEGGMTRFLAVISRYETELVGPIRSARSYLVDLAKEYNGILVHAGGSEDAIEAIDREKSDHLDEIEGGPQVDAAFWRVPDRAKPHNLYASSESLRRAAKELNYNLTVPPPERSYISQGIEISGEPMEEINIFYPNRESQIRYTYNKERKVFERFMAEKPHVNPKGEQIVAANVVVQYVPYRVLNGDGNLQLILHGEGNALIFRDGKVIKGLWQKQPGGFTRFVDMKGKSITLVPGPTWIQVVTKGTRVDY
- a CDS encoding DUF502 domain-containing protein, whose protein sequence is MRKKLQSYFLAGILVLLPIVISFYTLWLIFNFFDNLIISHLPVIRNTLLGEWVIWAQNVHGVGFVLTLTVVLLTGLLARNYLGKQLISLSDRVLSHIPVVRSVYVTVKQVLDTVLQKENKAFQQVVMLEYPRKGLYALAFLTGVSQGEIQEKTREEVVNVFLPTTPNPTSGFLLLVPKKDIIPLEMSVEDGIKLIISGGVISPETKKRVTE
- a CDS encoding hemolysin family protein, translating into MSGSQMLQLVLLLGLLGLSAFFSASETAIFSVNKVKIRHLAEEGNRNAILTRKLLDQPNKLISTILIGNNVVNIGATALATTLAITFFGDTGAGIATGIMTILVLVFGEITPKTLAASRAESFSLKVSGYLNSLATLLSPVIKVLNFVTNGIVKLMGGPADKNPFITEEELRMLVNVGQEEGLIDQDEREMIDSIFEFDDTLVREVMVPRIDIIAVNVNDSLSSVINLIVDVGHSRIPVYEQTIDNIIGVIYAKDLLKNLLGAQENITEIRRLMRPAYYVPESKKVRDLFAELRKEKVHMAIVLDEYGGTAGLVTIEDMIEEIVGDIQDEFDREEKHIETLADGSLRVDARTSIYDINELLELDLPDDEFDTISGLVFHTLGKLPYEGQEVEIDDLHIIVEKIVGRRIAKLRLIKKNREENLTD
- a CDS encoding diacylglycerol kinase family protein — its product is MKKKILGLHYAIRGIVICSKTERNMKIHLFFALTVLVYAYYRDLVLWKWALLIMTISLVLITEMINTAVESAVDLCTLDDHPLAQKAKDVAAGAVLLAALNAIIMGMVIFFI